One window of the Helicobacter sp. 11S03491-1 genome contains the following:
- a CDS encoding 50S ribosomal protein L25/general stress protein Ctc: MLEGKIRESISKANTKALRNDGYLIANIYGKGATNIHCAFKTNEFIKTIKTKNSLIFPVKINSQTIDVVVQEYQKDPVTGNILHVDLLLAQKGIVAKYKIPVKISGTPVGLKNKGVLLFSKRRISVEAAPEKLPSSYDIDVSKLDVGDSVLVRDLVQTTEVKIIENPSVAVVGVIKAK; encoded by the coding sequence ATGTTAGAAGGAAAAATTAGAGAGAGTATTTCAAAGGCAAATACAAAAGCCTTGAGGAATGATGGTTATCTAATTGCCAATATTTATGGCAAAGGGGCTACGAATATTCATTGCGCTTTTAAAACCAATGAATTTATAAAAACCATAAAAACCAAAAATTCCTTAATATTCCCTGTCAAAATTAATTCTCAAACTATAGATGTGGTCGTTCAAGAATACCAAAAAGACCCTGTAACCGGCAATATTCTACATGTAGATTTACTTTTAGCACAAAAAGGGATAGTTGCAAAATATAAAATTCCTGTAAAAATTAGTGGGACTCCTGTAGGATTAAAAAATAAGGGCGTTTTGCTTTTCTCTAAAAGACGTATCAGTGTTGAAGCTGCGCCTGAAAAACTTCCTTCAAGCTATGATATTGATGTCTCAAAACTTGATGTAGGCGATTCTGTGCTTGTTAGAGATCTAGTGCAAACTACTGAAGTTAAAATAATCGAAAATCCATCTGTTGCTGTTGTGGGCGTGATCAAAGCCAAGTAA
- a CDS encoding transaldolase translates to MSVSKFSNFSLWCDFIERDFLDHEFPSLLQFIDGATSNPSIFANSILKSPAYKAQIASLKNQNPKNIYETLAIADVKKAANILKPLWEDNQDNGYISIEIDPLLSQDVSKSIDEGKRLFDTINMPNVMIKVPATQAGYEVMYELLKIGIPINATLIFSPQQAQECSNVFENARKSPQSKHTRSVISVFVSRFDRISDPQLEKFPDLQSKLGIYNAMECYNLIEKNQDILTRTLFASTGVKGNHLPKTYYLKALLLPHTINTAPLDTIKAYMEEKNHTLQIPPDTQYISQQLQEIQNAGVDIEKLYQSLMQEGLEAFVKSFEDLLSSI, encoded by the coding sequence ATGAGTGTTTCAAAGTTTTCTAATTTTAGTTTATGGTGTGATTTTATTGAGAGAGACTTTCTGGATCATGAATTTCCATCTCTTTTACAATTTATTGATGGGGCAACAAGCAATCCAAGTATTTTTGCAAATTCTATTCTGAAATCTCCGGCTTACAAAGCTCAAATAGCTTCCCTCAAAAATCAAAATCCCAAAAATATCTATGAGACACTTGCTATTGCTGATGTTAAAAAAGCAGCAAATATATTGAAACCTTTATGGGAAGACAATCAGGATAATGGTTATATTAGCATTGAAATTGATCCGCTTTTAAGTCAAGATGTCTCCAAAAGCATTGATGAGGGCAAAAGACTTTTTGATACTATCAATATGCCCAATGTTATGATAAAAGTCCCAGCCACACAAGCAGGATATGAAGTCATGTATGAACTTTTAAAAATTGGTATCCCTATCAATGCCACCCTCATCTTTTCGCCTCAACAAGCTCAAGAATGCTCTAATGTGTTTGAGAATGCACGAAAAAGTCCTCAATCAAAACATACTCGCAGCGTCATTAGCGTTTTTGTTTCAAGATTTGATCGCATCAGCGATCCGCAACTGGAGAAGTTTCCCGACTTGCAATCAAAACTAGGTATTTACAATGCTATGGAATGTTACAATTTAATAGAAAAAAATCAAGATATTCTCACGCGAACTCTTTTTGCTTCCACAGGTGTAAAAGGCAATCATTTGCCTAAGACTTATTATCTCAAAGCACTTCTTTTGCCCCATACCATCAATACCGCTCCTCTAGATACAATCAAAGCTTATATGGAAGAAAAAAATCATACCCTCCAAATCCCTCCGGATACCCAATATATCTCACAACAACTTCAAGAAATCCAAAATGCCGGAGTTGATATTGAGAAATTATACCAATCTTTAATGCAAGAAGGTTTAGAGGCATTTGTTAAATCTTTTGAGGATTTGCTAAGTTCTATTTAA
- a CDS encoding UDP-N-acetylmuramoyl-L-alanyl-D-glutamate--2,6-diaminopimelate ligase yields MKIQKQINFHNKTYHFLTDDSRIAIEEPDSLFVHTKQNSYFVDTIKQHHLDILQAEELPKYFSLTPKLIGITGTNGKTTTAAIIYSILLDMGYSVALLGTRGFFANDKKLKSKGLTTPGILELYEDIDQAASLKCEYFVMEVSSHAIEQKRTQGLEFYAKILTNITSDHLDYHKTLQEYVRIKNSFFADETLKIINRDESKALFNPINAYGYAISSKTNLSTTAYSLTQGIHAHIIWKENLTQAHFQEALIDSSLYGLHNLYNILAAIACVQCVTKESLDTITKALENFGGVEGRMEVVSQSPLIIVDFAHTHDGMKQIFESFKSKKISVVFGAGGDRDKSKRPKMGECAYNYAQKIYITSDNPRSEDPQAIIGDILKGIPSRTTHSIIVEPDRKKAIHQAMQALSPDEVLLILGKGDETYQIIGEKKVYFDDRKIVQEYLKIN; encoded by the coding sequence GTGAAAATACAAAAACAAATTAATTTTCATAACAAAACCTATCATTTTCTCACAGATGATTCCAGAATCGCTATTGAAGAACCCGATAGTTTATTTGTCCACACCAAACAAAACTCCTACTTTGTTGATACAATCAAACAACATCACTTAGACATACTCCAAGCAGAGGAATTGCCAAAGTATTTTTCCCTCACCCCAAAACTTATTGGCATCACAGGAACTAATGGCAAAACAACAACAGCTGCGATTATTTACTCTATTTTATTGGATATGGGTTATTCAGTTGCTCTACTTGGTACACGCGGGTTTTTCGCTAATGATAAAAAACTCAAATCAAAGGGACTTACAACACCCGGTATTTTGGAACTTTATGAGGATATTGATCAAGCAGCTTCTCTAAAATGTGAATATTTTGTCATGGAAGTAAGCTCACATGCTATTGAACAAAAACGTACCCAAGGGCTGGAATTTTATGCCAAAATCTTAACAAATATCACAAGCGATCATCTGGATTATCACAAAACTCTTCAAGAATATGTCCGCATTAAAAATAGTTTTTTTGCAGATGAAACATTAAAAATCATCAATCGTGATGAATCTAAAGCATTATTTAACCCCATAAATGCTTATGGTTATGCCATTAGCTCAAAAACCAATCTAAGCACAACGGCATATTCGCTAACTCAGGGCATTCATGCCCATATTATTTGGAAAGAAAATTTAACACAAGCTCATTTTCAAGAAGCCTTGATTGATTCTTCATTGTATGGCTTGCATAATCTCTACAATATTTTAGCAGCCATAGCTTGTGTCCAATGTGTTACAAAAGAATCCTTAGATACAATTACTAAAGCTTTGGAAAATTTTGGAGGGGTAGAGGGCAGGATGGAAGTAGTTTCTCAATCTCCCTTAATTATTGTAGATTTTGCACACACTCATGATGGCATGAAACAAATCTTTGAAAGTTTCAAATCAAAAAAAATTTCTGTTGTTTTTGGAGCAGGTGGGGATAGAGACAAAAGCAAACGTCCAAAAATGGGAGAGTGCGCTTATAACTATGCCCAAAAAATCTACATCACATCAGACAACCCTCGATCTGAAGATCCTCAAGCAATCATAGGAGATATTCTAAAGGGTATTCCTTCCCGGACAACTCATTCTATCATCGTTGAACCTGACAGAAAAAAAGCCATTCATCAAGCTATGCAAGCATTGTCTCCTGATGAAGTTCTCCTTATTTTGGGCAAAGGTGATGAAACTTATCAAATTATTGGAGAGAAAAAAGTTTATTTTGATGATAGAAAAATTGTTCAAGAATATCTCAAAATCAATTAA
- a CDS encoding histidine kinase has product METRFQINNNPQKRTLIHRGFKAFINGDYKLALGFFSDALLLDKDDLNAKIGLLLSDMAIDFPKEAHGLHDLYQTMSNTQPRSAKAKIQKQILELIHSFDAGLNKMSGLLYDEDATKADSIDGILYKDFKKMCQNHNFKETFQNLMFSTKIVFTNKNDFYDFLDLLVENDFYEMSINYIENMHNITAYDKKINEILRKAVEKQSENTKTN; this is encoded by the coding sequence ATGGAGACCAGATTTCAAATCAATAATAATCCCCAAAAAAGAACCCTGATTCACAGAGGGTTTAAAGCATTTATAAATGGCGACTATAAGCTTGCCTTAGGATTTTTTTCAGATGCTCTTCTTCTTGATAAAGATGATTTGAATGCTAAAATTGGACTTCTGCTCTCTGATATGGCAATAGATTTTCCAAAAGAAGCCCATGGACTCCATGATCTTTATCAAACAATGTCAAATACCCAGCCCCGATCTGCAAAAGCAAAAATACAAAAACAAATCCTGGAACTTATCCATTCTTTCGATGCAGGACTCAACAAAATGTCCGGCTTGCTTTATGATGAAGATGCTACTAAGGCTGATAGTATTGATGGGATATTGTACAAAGACTTTAAAAAAATGTGTCAAAATCACAACTTCAAAGAAACATTTCAAAATTTGATGTTTAGCACCAAAATTGTCTTTACAAACAAAAATGACTTTTATGATTTTTTAGATCTTTTGGTAGAAAATGACTTTTATGAAATGTCTATCAACTATATAGAAAATATGCACAATATCACAGCTTATGATAAAAAGATCAATGAGATTCTCCGGAAGGCGGTTGAAAAACAAAGTGAAAATACAAAAACAAATTAA
- a CDS encoding NifU family protein — protein sequence MFPFSDQELQKPVENTIQKIRPMLTTDGGDITILGIKNAKVYVRLEGACKSCASSANTLKHGIEKQLKEDIHPDIEVINIPHGQENDHQGF from the coding sequence ATGTTTCCATTTAGCGATCAAGAACTCCAAAAACCTGTAGAAAACACGATTCAAAAAATTCGCCCTATGCTCACAACAGATGGAGGTGATATTACCATATTGGGGATCAAAAATGCAAAAGTATATGTCCGTCTTGAAGGCGCGTGCAAAAGCTGTGCAAGCAGTGCAAATACACTCAAACATGGGATAGAAAAACAACTCAAAGAAGATATCCATCCTGATATTGAAGTGATTAATATCCCTCATGGTCAAGAAAATGATCATCAAGGGTTTTAA
- a CDS encoding TonB-dependent receptor produces MGLKTYAILGMSILTIQDIFADQSKEKEYQLNRIETISSHLDQIDSNMIQLKQPGLLKDLMRDLPGVSVGGSSATAQRIQMRGLNQDALNVTIDGARQKGIIFHHNSNLLIDPDILKAVDIAVGTNTVVGNSGALGGSVAFKSIDAADLLRENQDFGFKIRTGYATNNREWQKSIMLYGRAWEKLELLGYVNHRSHTYGKSAPYNGKEFPGIASIDKETSTPKGAVFQIGGDGQVINSLIKAKLNFSPSHHLMFSTEHLQYDGKYPWRGEFAAYYQDPQTKKIKGQQRYPTISSRNTHTLAYHFNSGGFDLDSNLYTNIVRYKIDFEPSTIFTSGNIKSNTESSTSTSKPDNNRIPIWDLSTTNIGWKSALKNTFHTWIFTHTIAYGYEWYSTFQHAGTKAQIDAKQLNADGSSDTKKQAILWGQEIPDDIATNLSGWLEYNLKIATKIGDIQITPGFRYDYYNLKSDGFKNIYHHPLGAVGISYKAPFGLGAFANWTQLFRGPDVLEGIFLNGEPATKNSKLKPETGENYEIGIDWRQSFTDAFSIGFVGKFFHSQYQNLIAYRAGTSGQSKQHFNTGGVKINGAEIALRGSIYNLGLSFGYTNYKFKPNWTKSTEGKNIGNDIIPYYISPYSGDKYTLNVEYFFDYLEVIAGWNSLFYTSYKDSSQSKPAFNVHDLYISWVPEKKSDGFNITLGLYNITNAFYSTPYNKTNDIDGGFNAKLTLSYKY; encoded by the coding sequence ATGGGATTAAAAACATATGCAATATTAGGGATGAGTATATTAACAATCCAAGATATATTTGCAGATCAATCAAAAGAAAAAGAATACCAACTCAATCGTATAGAAACTATTTCTTCACATTTAGATCAGATTGATTCAAATATGATTCAATTGAAACAACCGGGCCTTTTAAAAGATTTGATGAGAGATTTACCCGGTGTTAGTGTCGGAGGCTCTAGCGCCACAGCCCAAAGAATACAAATGCGAGGACTCAATCAAGATGCTCTCAATGTTACTATTGATGGAGCCAGACAAAAGGGGATCATTTTTCATCACAACTCTAATCTCCTCATTGATCCTGATATCCTCAAAGCTGTTGATATTGCAGTGGGGACCAATACTGTTGTAGGCAATTCAGGGGCACTTGGCGGATCTGTGGCGTTCAAGAGTATTGATGCTGCTGATTTACTCAGAGAAAATCAGGATTTTGGTTTCAAAATTCGTACCGGGTATGCAACCAACAATCGTGAATGGCAAAAATCTATTATGCTTTATGGAAGAGCTTGGGAAAAACTTGAACTCTTGGGTTATGTCAATCATAGAAGCCACACTTATGGAAAAAGCGCTCCTTATAATGGCAAAGAATTTCCCGGTATTGCAAGTATCGACAAGGAGACATCCACACCTAAAGGAGCAGTATTTCAGATTGGCGGGGATGGTCAAGTTATCAACTCACTCATCAAAGCAAAATTAAACTTTTCTCCCTCTCATCACCTTATGTTTTCTACAGAACATCTCCAATATGATGGCAAATATCCCTGGAGAGGTGAATTTGCAGCTTATTATCAAGATCCCCAAACCAAAAAAATCAAAGGACAACAAAGATACCCCACTATCTCATCCAGAAATACTCATACCCTAGCCTATCATTTTAATTCCGGAGGTTTTGATTTGGATTCTAATCTCTATACTAATATTGTGCGTTATAAAATTGATTTTGAACCAAGCACTATTTTTACTTCCGGAAATATCAAAAGTAATACCGAAAGCTCAACTTCAACTTCTAAACCCGATAATAATCGCATCCCTATATGGGACTTATCTACAACTAATATTGGATGGAAGAGTGCCTTGAAAAATACCTTTCATACTTGGATTTTTACCCATACAATTGCCTATGGATACGAATGGTATTCTACTTTCCAACATGCAGGCACAAAAGCTCAAATTGATGCCAAACAACTCAATGCCGATGGTTCTTCTGATACTAAAAAACAAGCTATACTTTGGGGACAAGAAATCCCCGATGATATTGCTACAAATCTATCAGGTTGGCTGGAATATAATCTTAAAATTGCTACTAAAATCGGAGATATTCAGATCACTCCGGGATTTCGCTATGATTATTACAATCTTAAAAGTGATGGGTTCAAAAATATATACCATCATCCTCTGGGAGCTGTAGGTATTAGTTACAAAGCCCCATTTGGCTTAGGAGCTTTTGCTAACTGGACACAACTTTTTAGAGGTCCTGATGTTTTAGAAGGTATCTTCTTAAATGGAGAACCTGCTACCAAAAATTCCAAACTCAAGCCCGAAACAGGAGAAAATTATGAAATAGGGATTGACTGGAGACAAAGTTTTACAGATGCTTTTAGCATAGGATTTGTAGGGAAATTTTTTCATTCCCAATATCAAAATCTTATTGCCTATCGTGCAGGGACCAGTGGTCAAAGCAAGCAACATTTCAATACCGGAGGGGTTAAAATCAATGGAGCAGAAATAGCCCTTAGAGGTTCTATCTATAATTTAGGGCTTTCATTTGGCTATACAAATTACAAATTCAAACCAAACTGGACAAAAAGCACTGAAGGAAAAAATATAGGAAATGACATTATCCCTTATTATATTTCTCCTTATTCCGGAGATAAATATACACTAAATGTAGAGTATTTCTTTGATTATCTTGAAGTAATTGCAGGGTGGAATAGCTTATTTTACACATCTTATAAAGATTCTTCACAATCTAAACCGGCCTTTAATGTCCATGATCTCTATATTTCTTGGGTACCTGAAAAAAAGTCGGATGGGTTCAACATAACATTAGGACTCTATAATATTACCAATGCTTTTTATAGCACTCCTTATAACAAAACCAATGATATTGATGGGGGATTTAATGCTAAACTTACCTTGAGTTATAAATACTAA
- a CDS encoding thiamine pyrophosphate-dependent enzyme has product MKVAEVIVEVLAQAGVQRCYGIVGDTLNHFSDAIYHNKKIKWVHVRHEETGGFAAGADALISQKPTACAGSCGPGSLHFINSLMDATRNRAPVVLIASQLEIGNLGTSFPQEVDFKTIYGSFCVYCEQINIPAQAQYITTMAVQNAINKRGVAVVIMPVNISVQSARYDPNMKIHIPHPIFCPNSQEIQEISKILSNGKKVAIYAGAGVEGAHDELIDLAKKIKAPIGHSARAKDFVEYDNPYNMGMTGLVGIKSGFDMMNECDTLLVLGSDLAWRQFYPQKATIIQVDNDPTHLGHRCNPKLAVLGDIKHTLEKLLQVVEEKSDTLFLDHCLKIKQEAHEKRLKDIQASCDELIHPQVLTGLIDQYACEDALFSADGGSPMVWALRYIQATKDRRIFTSLLHGTMANAMPMALGLKKAFPNRQVISFSGDGGLAMLLGDLLTAIQENIPIKVVVFNNASLNFVELEQKVEGLLDNYTDLKNPSFAALAQAIGFEAQRVEKNSELQEALRRFLDTTKPALLDVVVNPKELVMPPKVEFSEVANFALYSAKALIAGRASDVEELIKTNIKHLI; this is encoded by the coding sequence ATGAAAGTTGCTGAAGTGATTGTTGAGGTTTTGGCACAAGCAGGTGTGCAAAGATGTTATGGAATTGTTGGAGATACGCTAAATCACTTTAGTGATGCTATCTATCATAATAAGAAAATCAAATGGGTGCATGTCAGGCATGAAGAAACAGGTGGGTTTGCCGCAGGAGCAGATGCGCTTATTAGCCAAAAGCCTACAGCTTGTGCAGGATCTTGTGGTCCGGGAAGTTTGCATTTTATTAATTCATTGATGGACGCAACGCGAAATCGTGCCCCTGTAGTGTTAATAGCTTCTCAATTAGAAATCGGCAATTTGGGGACAAGTTTTCCTCAAGAAGTTGATTTTAAAACAATCTACGGGAGTTTTTGTGTGTATTGTGAGCAGATTAATATCCCCGCACAAGCGCAATACATCACAACAATGGCTGTTCAAAATGCCATCAATAAAAGAGGTGTGGCTGTTGTGATTATGCCTGTGAATATAAGTGTCCAATCTGCCCGTTATGATCCAAATATGAAGATTCATATCCCTCACCCTATTTTTTGTCCTAATTCTCAAGAAATTCAAGAAATTTCCAAAATATTATCCAATGGAAAAAAAGTAGCCATATATGCAGGAGCCGGTGTAGAGGGTGCTCATGATGAGTTGATTGATCTGGCCAAAAAAATCAAAGCTCCCATCGGTCATAGCGCTCGTGCTAAAGATTTTGTAGAATATGATAATCCTTATAATATGGGTATGACAGGACTTGTGGGTATTAAATCAGGGTTTGACATGATGAATGAATGTGATACTTTATTAGTTTTGGGTTCAGATTTGGCTTGGAGACAATTTTATCCTCAAAAAGCCACAATCATTCAAGTTGATAATGACCCCACTCATTTAGGGCATCGTTGCAATCCAAAATTGGCTGTTTTAGGAGACATTAAACATACTTTAGAGAAACTGCTTCAGGTCGTAGAGGAAAAGAGTGATACTTTGTTTTTAGATCATTGTTTGAAAATAAAACAAGAAGCTCATGAAAAAAGACTCAAAGATATTCAGGCTTCTTGTGATGAATTGATTCACCCTCAAGTTTTAACCGGTTTGATTGATCAATATGCCTGTGAAGATGCTCTTTTTAGTGCAGATGGAGGATCTCCTATGGTATGGGCTTTGCGTTATATTCAAGCAACCAAGGATCGTAGGATTTTTACTTCTTTGTTGCATGGGACTATGGCGAATGCTATGCCAATGGCTTTGGGATTAAAAAAGGCTTTTCCGAATCGTCAAGTGATTTCTTTTTCAGGAGATGGAGGATTGGCAATGTTATTAGGAGATCTACTCACAGCTATTCAAGAAAATATTCCTATTAAAGTAGTTGTTTTTAACAATGCATCATTGAATTTCGTTGAGCTTGAACAAAAAGTAGAGGGTCTTTTGGACAATTATACAGATCTCAAAAACCCTTCTTTTGCAGCGCTTGCTCAAGCTATAGGGTTTGAAGCTCAAAGAGTCGAAAAAAATTCTGAGTTACAAGAGGCTCTTAGAAGATTTTTAGATACAACCAAGCCCGCGTTGCTTGATGTAGTTGTAAATCCTAAAGAACTTGTCATGCCTCCAAAGGTAGAATTTTCTGAAGTAGCCAATTTTGCTCTTTATTCGGCAAAAGCCTTGATAGCAGGTCGTGCAAGCGATGTTGAAGAATTGATTAAAACTAATATCAAGCATTTGATATGA
- a CDS encoding UbiA prenyltransferase family protein has product MPPPDCSRKNHSKNGIRDCPDTFALRGGGAILWIPQTIYLISLYILINLFYTFKLKHIPILDIFIIASGFVIRLFVGAIAIGVGLSEWIIVMTFLLALFLALAKRRDDLILHESNGKKMRKVMDGYNKQFLDIAISISASVVMIAYILWSVSSEVKARLHSDYLYLTSIFVLAGIFRYMQIIFVDQKSGSPTKIILKDRFLQIVVIAWLLSLVVLIYFKGDF; this is encoded by the coding sequence GTGCCACCGCCCGATTGCAGCAGGAAAAATCACTCCAAAAATGGGATCAGGGATTGCCCTGATACTTTTGCTTTGCGGGGGGGGGGGGCAATATTATGGATACCTCAAACAATATATCTTATTAGTTTATATATTCTTATTAATCTTTTTTATACTTTTAAGCTAAAACATATCCCCATTTTAGATATTTTTATCATCGCAAGTGGTTTTGTAATCCGTTTATTTGTTGGGGCAATTGCCATTGGAGTAGGGTTGTCTGAATGGATTATTGTGATGACTTTTTTGTTGGCATTGTTTTTAGCGCTTGCAAAAAGACGTGATGATTTGATTTTACATGAAAGCAATGGCAAAAAAATGCGCAAAGTAATGGATGGTTATAATAAACAATTCTTAGATATTGCTATTAGTATCAGCGCTTCTGTTGTAATGATTGCCTATATTTTATGGAGCGTTTCTTCGGAGGTAAAGGCCAGACTTCATAGTGATTATTTGTATCTGACGAGCATATTTGTATTAGCAGGGATTTTTCGCTATATGCAAATTATTTTTGTAGATCAAAAAAGCGGGAGTCCTACTAAAATTATTCTAAAAGATAGATTTTTACAAATCGTAGTTATAGCGTGGTTGTTAAGTTTGGTTGTTTTGATATATTTTAAAGGAGATTTTTAA
- a CDS encoding glycosyltransferase family 39 protein, with protein MSLKNNAIYIIMLVVLIFFAYMDYRYLDIQFLPATSGDEFPQFYQLFNMYEGLKQFNIEKFFRFEFYNYGFGWYLLNLLAVIPFHILHSESMAIFAPRVLNGLFSVMCLWMVYKISCLYLRRLYAYGIVLLFLSMPGFYLEGYIFKPDVLQAFFLLWCVFLFMLDDFRFGKNYYLAIGVFGLGVGVAKFQAVMFFPMVYAYILLPFFVDKKAFPFKKVFYHGIFSSAMILFIWILSNPYLLHPRGFRAWWEMFIINMHSNATNHGNNIHVSLGDKIFGIIDIYYLEIFVFVILCLVFLGLLGKFLYLRSKHCSYRISHTDIFIVIGVGVFVSLAYLLFGVNKAWSNYYISTFYLGILLFIPILMVSKIRHWTLLILLILQICGGGGAKWRL; from the coding sequence ATGTCTTTGAAAAATAATGCGATTTACATCATCATGCTCGTTGTTTTGATTTTTTTTGCTTATATGGATTATCGGTATTTGGATATTCAATTTTTACCCGCTACAAGTGGGGATGAATTTCCTCAATTTTATCAACTGTTCAACATGTATGAAGGGCTTAAACAATTCAATATAGAAAAATTTTTTCGTTTTGAATTTTATAATTATGGTTTTGGCTGGTACTTACTCAATTTATTAGCCGTTATTCCCTTTCATATATTGCATTCCGAATCTATGGCAATTTTTGCCCCAAGAGTGCTTAATGGTCTTTTCAGCGTGATGTGTTTGTGGATGGTATATAAGATTTCTTGTCTTTATCTCAGAAGATTATATGCTTATGGAATTGTTTTACTATTTTTAAGCATGCCCGGATTTTATTTGGAGGGTTATATTTTTAAACCTGATGTCTTGCAGGCGTTTTTTCTTTTGTGGTGTGTATTTTTGTTTATGCTTGATGATTTTAGATTTGGCAAAAATTATTATCTGGCTATCGGTGTTTTTGGTTTGGGGGTTGGCGTGGCGAAATTTCAGGCTGTCATGTTTTTTCCAATGGTATATGCTTATATTTTGCTGCCATTTTTTGTAGATAAAAAAGCATTTCCCTTTAAGAAAGTGTTTTATCATGGAATATTTTCTTCTGCAATGATTTTATTCATATGGATTTTGAGTAATCCGTATTTATTGCATCCAAGAGGTTTTAGGGCTTGGTGGGAAATGTTTATTATCAATATGCATAGCAATGCTACTAATCATGGTAACAATATTCATGTATCTTTAGGGGATAAAATTTTTGGCATTATAGATATTTATTATTTGGAAATTTTTGTATTTGTTATTTTATGTCTTGTGTTTTTAGGTTTGTTGGGAAAATTTTTGTATCTGAGATCAAAGCATTGTTCTTATAGGATTTCTCATACAGATATATTTATTGTTATAGGTGTGGGTGTTTTTGTAAGTTTGGCTTATTTATTGTTTGGTGTCAATAAAGCTTGGAGCAATTACTATATTAGCACATTTTATTTGGGGATTTTATTATTTATTCCTATTTTAATGGTTTCAAAAATCAGGCATTGGACGCTCCTTATTCTTTTGATTTTACAAATTTGCGGGGGGGGGGGGGCAAAATGGAGGTTATAA
- a CDS encoding glycosyltransferase family 87 protein, translating to MIFFEMFFKKTKDIMVKIFEKYQLIFMMIFIFIFIRISYKTLKEAINSSVDMQWYPSVQYWGRGISNAINPYIAYLNHDTFMSQGPNYMPMLYVLMYPFALMDFEGAKIAYGFLNILCFLGTLWLFFRSKISLAFLVLMSLFVLVGYTFENVMGNGQFALILGFFVVLAYKYRQNFFILTLCLSIVLIKYSFGIPILLGFFLARYYKEALLAGLINFLFFILFAFEFHTSILESLLLPLKVSQDATGIGPSDLMSLSRIVFGNHFLMATNPFVWMIGVIYGIYIFCILIFRPCLSLIVSSSILLSLGTFYHLGYDHYMFFIAILIAKNHLKSTHFSMIFLILLALFFWFGNRLKSFHLWEGDYFWAMNMGVVFCSVMSAIIIITAFAILLGQKFKKQAIQQKD from the coding sequence ATGATATTTTTTGAGATGTTTTTTAAAAAAACAAAAGATATTATGGTAAAAATATTTGAAAAATATCAATTAATTTTTATGATGATTTTTATTTTTATCTTTATTCGAATTTCCTATAAAACCTTAAAAGAAGCTATAAATAGCAGTGTAGATATGCAATGGTATCCTTCTGTACAATATTGGGGTAGAGGAATTAGCAATGCTATTAATCCCTATATTGCCTATCTCAATCATGATACATTTATGTCTCAAGGACCTAATTATATGCCTATGCTTTATGTATTGATGTATCCATTTGCTTTAATGGATTTTGAAGGGGCAAAAATAGCTTATGGATTTTTGAATATCTTATGTTTTTTAGGCACATTATGGCTATTTTTTCGAAGTAAAATTTCCTTAGCATTTTTGGTTTTGATGAGTCTTTTTGTCCTGGTTGGATATACATTTGAAAATGTGATGGGCAATGGGCAATTTGCTTTGATTTTAGGATTCTTTGTCGTCTTAGCTTATAAATATCGCCAAAATTTTTTTATTTTGACTTTGTGCTTGAGTATTGTGTTGATAAAATACTCCTTTGGAATCCCCATATTGCTTGGATTTTTTCTAGCGCGATATTATAAAGAAGCCCTTCTGGCAGGCTTGATAAATTTTTTATTTTTTATTCTTTTTGCTTTTGAATTTCATACAAGTATTTTAGAGTCATTGTTGCTTCCTTTGAAAGTAAGTCAAGATGCTACAGGTATTGGACCTTCAGATTTGATGAGTTTATCTAGAATTGTATTTGGCAATCATTTCTTGATGGCTACCAATCCATTTGTGTGGATGATTGGAGTTATTTATGGTATTTATATCTTTTGTATTTTAATATTTCGTCCTTGCCTTAGTCTTATTGTTTCTTCTTCTATTTTGCTATCTTTGGGGACTTTTTATCATTTAGGCTATGATCATTATATGTTTTTTATAGCTATTTTAATTGCAAAAAATCATCTAAAATCAACACATTTTTCAATGATTTTTCTGATTTTATTGGCATTATTTTTTTGGTTTGGGAATCGCTTAAAGAGCTTTCATTTATGGGAAGGAGATTATTTTTGGGCAATGAATATGGGTGTGGTTTTTTGTTCTGTGATGAGTGCCATCATAATCATAACTGCATTTGCAATACTTTTGGGCCAAAAGTTTAAAAAACAAGCAATACAACAAAAGGATTAA